Proteins from a single region of Bactrocera neohumeralis isolate Rockhampton unplaced genomic scaffold, APGP_CSIRO_Bneo_wtdbg2-racon-allhic-juicebox.fasta_v2 cluster10, whole genome shotgun sequence:
- the LOC126765185 gene encoding fatty acid synthase has product MPARFAEDVITDNERSVPLNLGGHYDHHSAINDDIVITGFSGRLPESSSIEEFKRNLYDGVDLVNDDPRRWERGLYGLPDRIGKIKAEDLEVFDQQFFSVSAKQAECMDPQMRMLLEATYEAIIDAGLNPAELRGSRTGVYIGVSNSETENHWCANADRVNGYGLTGCARAMFANRISYTFDFKGPSFAVDTACSSSLYALSHAFTDMRAGRCDAAVVCGSNLILKPEMSLQFKRLNMLSDSGMCKAFDATGAGYVRSDGLVVLLLQRTSVAKRVYASILNARTNTDGFKEQGITFPDGRMQNRLIRESYEEINLDPNEVIYVEAHGTGTKVGDPQEVNSITDFFCKNRPTPLLIGSVKSNMGHSEPASGVCSIAKILIAMEEGVIPANLHYSEPNPDLYGLSDGRLKVVNKNLPWNGGIIGLNSFGFGGANAHIILKSNPKPKTITPRDGPPKLVICSGRTMDAVQDLLEDAATHRDDDEYLALINGIHTKPISLHYYRGYDVLTSKGSVQREVVEFSDESRPIWFVYSGMGSQWGSMAKDLLQFDVFNKSIHRCAEILRPEGIDLLEILTRSADENFADIVSSFVSITTMQVALTDLLSSLGIHPAGIVGHSVGELGCAYADGALSAEQAVLATYHRGRAITESNLPKGKMAAVGLAWDDAHKRVPSDCYPVCHNNQDNCTIAGPGDSIDALVAKLNSEGVFAKAVSSSGYAFHSKYIAGAAPKLRQMLEKIIPTAKNRSPRWVSSSIPESAWNTPVAKQSSAAYHVNNMLSPVLFYEALLHIPANAICIEIAPHGLLQAILKRALGRDVLNISLVKRGHPNNAEFLLTNIGKLYAAGGQPQIQHLVRPISYPVGRGTPMLNSKIGWDHSQRWVVPKYGAAKSSGDTVIEIDLSTDDDSFIVGHTIDGRILFPATGYMTLAWMTFAKMRGVEFNKTAVVMEDLIFHRATILNKENVTKFGINFFDGTGAFEICEGGSLAMSGKIKIVDNITLEELPLEPLSPHSVTRELVANDVYKELRLRGYDYGGIFRGIISSDISSRTGKLQWVDNWISFMDTMLQFSILSKDLRELYLPTRIEKAVINPAKHIEILSQLSEEDLTKVGVPVYMYSDINVIKSGGVEFRGLKASLAQKRPNAQNPPTLERYTFVENSGNAGAHALSVAIQIVIENAERSFKIKGVELANGRNPDSLMAGKLVQLIEGEPAVAADIAVATASKDEESIKTAFSDFGIRVISKNVIKEQVEQNCNFLFGSDILSRPDTAVLENSIASIKENGFLIFDENVNSFKKSGSELLTKYGFVVVQELSKGDSRALIVSRRAIDLNKRKSEIINVTNKNFEWLEKLKLALSKAAEEDKYIYIVSQGEELFGAVGLTTCVTYENGGKYVRTVFIQDANAEKFSLTSKFYCEQLRKDLTSNVLKHGNWGTFRHLKLEKELATLQVEHAYVNALVKGDLASLKWIEASPSQNVKNESLELCSVYYAPLNFRDVMLSSGKLSADALPGDLAQQDCVLGLEFSGRDSSGRRIMAMVPAKSLATTCLASKNMMWEVPSNWTMEEASTVPCVYSTVYYALIVRGEMKKGETILIHAGSGGVGQAAISVALHHGLTVFTTVGSQEKREFLKQRFPKLEDRFIGNSRDTTFEQLVMRETQGKGVDLVLNSLSEEKLQASVRCLGINGRFLEIGKFDLSNNSPLGMSVFLKNTSFHGILLDSVMEGEEEMQNRVVSLVAEGIKNGAVRPLPTSVFNELQVEQAFRFMASGRHIGKVVIKVRDEEPGKQTLKPSSRLVNAIPRTYMHPEKSYILVGGLGGFGLELTHWMVLRGARYIVLTSRSGIKTGYQTLMVRRWEERGVKVVVDINDVTTSEGCKKLLENANKLALVGGIFNLAAVLRDALIEDLTSEDYQTVCKPKIDGTKFLDLHSRTLCPELDYFVCFSSVSCGRGNVGQSNYGLANSAMERICEKRRANGLPGLAIQWGAIGDTGLVLEGLGDNDTIIGGTLPQRMNSCLQTIDLFLQQPHPVLASMVVAEKRSNDPSGGVSIVAAIANILGLRDIKNIQDSASLADLGMDSLMSSEIKQTLERCFDIVLSPQEIRALTFGELKQLDGGVGERSASAASSAEARTPTPIGDGTQVVFVTELMPSEAIIRLKSAAPSNSTKRPIFLVSPIEGFVDALKEVAERMDCPVYGLQCTADAEQDSIESLAKFYIKHIRKVQPKGPYSIAGYSFGATVAFAMAIELEQNKEEIKLVLIDGAPKYVNWYTKAFKKRYNTSDDEDQNQAFALAYFGVVAANTGYSMAKLLVDIPTFEGKVEKCAEIVADEIDKPIELVKAAAASFYYKLAASDKYSVTYNLQCDVTLIKPTENYSKLEIDYGLNEVCDGKVDVLIVEGNHRTILLDEEPLQTIEASLKRLLN; this is encoded by the exons ATGCCTGCCCGTTTCGCAGAAGACGTTATAACCGACAATGAGCGTAGTGTTCCATTGAATTTAGGTGGACACTACGACCATCATTCAGCTATAAATGACGATATCGTAATAACTGGTTTTTCTGGCAGGCTCCCTGAGAGCTCTAGTATTGAGGAGTTTAAACGAAATCTCTATGATGGTGTAGATTTAGTTAATGATGATCCGAGACGTTGGGAAAGAG GTCTTTACGGTTTACCTGATAGAATCGGAAAAATCAAAGCTGAAGATTTGGAAGTTTTCGATCAACAATTTTTCAGTGTTTCTGCAAAGCAAGCTGAATGTATGGATCCTCAAATGCGTATGTTGCTCGAAGCCACATACGAAGCTATTATAGATGCGGGTCTTAATCCTGCAGAGTTACGTGGTTCACGTACCGGAGTTTATATTGGCGTTTCTAATTCTGAAACTGAGAATCATTGGTGTGCAAATGCAGATCGAGTAAATGGATATGGTTTGACAGGTTGTGCCCGAGCAATGTTTGCAAATCGGATTTCATACACATTTGATTTCAAAGGACCCAGTTTCGCAGTTGATACGGCCTGCTCTAGTTCACTATATGCACTATCTCATGCCTTTACAGATATGCGCGCTGGAAGATGTGATGCAGCCGTTGTCTGTGGTTCcaatttgattttgaaaccaGAAATGTCATTGCAGTTTAAGcgattaaatatgttaagtgaCAGTGGTATGTGCAAGGCTTTTGATGCTACAGGAGCTGGTTACGTTCGTTCCGATGGATTGGTAGTATTGCTTTTACAAAGAACATCTGTGGCAAAGCGAGTTTACGCATCGATTTTAAACGCTCGAACAAACACCGACGGTTTTAAGGAACAGGGTATCACCTTTCCTGACGGACGTATGCAAAATCGCTTAATTCGTGAAAGCTACGAGGAAATTAACTTGGATCCTAATGAAGTTATATATGTTGAAGCGCATGGTACTGGTACCAAAGTAGGAGATCCACAGGAAGTTAATTCGATTAcagattttttttgcaaaaatcgtCCAACTCCATTACTAATTGGTTCTGTAAAATCGAATATGGGACACTCAGAACCCGCGTCAGGCGTTTGCTCTATTGCTAAGATTTTAATTGCTATGGAAGAAGGCGTAATTCCTGCAAACTTACATTACAGTGAACCGAATCCTGACTTATACGGTTTGAGCGACGGACGGCTTAAGGTGGTCAACAAAAATCTTCCCTGGAACGGTGGCATTATTGGCCTAAATTCTTTTGGGTTTGGAGGAGCTAATGCGCACATTATTCTTAAATCGAATCCAAAACCAAAAACTATTACTCCTCGTGATGGTCCACCAAAACTGGTTATATGTTCCGGTCGAACGATGGACGCTGTCCAAGATTTGCTTGAAGATGCAGCCACACATCGTGACGATGATGAATATTTAGCTCTAATTAACGGCATACATACAAAGCCTATCTCGCTTCATTATTATCGTGGCTATGATGTGCTAACATCTAAGGGTTCTGTGCAGCGTGAAGTAGTAGAGTTTTCTGATGAAAGCCGTCCTATTTGGTTTGTCTATTCTGGTATGGGCAGTCAATGGGGAAGTATGGCTAAAGATCTCCTCCAATTTGATGTGTTCAATAAATCAATTCATCGATGTGCAGAAATTTTGCGCCCTGAAGGCATTGATTTACTGGAAATTTTAACACGTTCTGCTGACGAAAATTTCGCAGACATCGTTAGTTCATTTGTTTCAATTACGACTATGCAAGTTGCTCTCACCGATTTGTTATCTTCACTTGGTATTCACCCCGCCGGTATTGTTGGCCATTCCGTTGGTGAGCTTGGTTGTGCATATGCGGATGGTGCTTTGAGCGCCGAACAAGCTGTTTTGGCCACATATCATCGAGGACGCGCAATTACAGAATCAAATTTACCCAAGGGTAAAATGGCTGCCGTAGGACTAGCTTGGGATGATGCTCACAAACGAGTACCATCTGATTGCTATCCAGTTTGCCACAATAATCAAGATAATTGTACCATTGCTGGTCCGGGTGACTCTATTGATGCGTTAGTTGCAAAACTAAACTCTGAAGGAGTATTCGCTAAGGCTGTGAGTTCCTCTGGTTACGCCTTTCATAGTAAATACATTGCGGGCGCAGCACCAAAACTAAGGCAAAtgttggagaaaattattcCAACAGCAAAAAATCGGTCTCCACGTTGGGTAAGCAGTAGTATCCCAGAAAGTGCTTGGAATACTCCAGTAGCCAAGCAATCCTCAGCAGCTTATCATGTAAATAATATGCTTTCACCTGTACTTTTCTACGAAGCTCTACTGCATATTCCAGCGAACGCCATTTGCATTGAGATAGCACCTCATGGCTTATTGCAAGCCATTCTCAAGCGAGCTCTTGGGCGTgatgttttaaatattagtCTTGTAAAACGAGGTCATCCGAATAATGCCGAATTCCTTCTGACCAATATTGGCAAATTATATGCAGCTGGAGGACAACCGCAGATACAACATTTAGTACGACCGATTTCCTACCCTGTTGGGCGTGGAACCCCTATGTTGAATTCGAAAATCGGATGGGATCATTCTCAGAGATGGGTAGTGCCAAAATATGGAGCTGCCAAATCTTCAGGTGATACAGTTATCGAAATTGATTTGTCAACTGATGACGATTCATTCATTGTGGGTCATACAATTGACGGGCGTATCTTGTTCCCAGCCACTGGTTATATGACCTTAGCTTGgatgacgtttgcaaaaatgCGTGGTGTCGAATTCAATAAAACAGCTGTAGTTATGGAGGATTTGATATTTCATCGTGCAACTATTctaaacaaagaaaatgttaCTAAATTTGgtattaactttttcgatggCACTGGAGcttttgaaatttgtgaaggCGGCAGCTTGGCCATGtcgggaaaaattaaaattgtcgaTAATATTACTTTGGAAGAATTGCCTTTAGAACCCCTCTCCCCTCATTCTGTTACCCGAGAATTGGTAGCAAATGATGTGTACAAAGAATTGCGCCTGCGTGGCTATGATTACGGAGGTATTTTCCGTGGAATTATCTCGTCAGATATCTCTTCTCGTACAGGTAAATTACAATGGGTGGACAACTGGATTAGTTTCATGGATACTATGTTGCAGTTCAGTATTTTGAGTAAAGATCTGCGTGAACTTTACCTGCCTACTCGTATTGAAAAGGCAGTAATTAATCCAGCCAAGCATATAGAGATTTTATCACAATTATCAGAAGAAGACCTTACAAAAGTTGGCGTACCTGTCTATATGTACAGCGACATTAATGTCATAAAAAGTGGAGGAGTTGAATTCCGTGGGCTGAAAGCTTCATTAGCACAGAAACGACCAAATGCGCAAAATCCGCCAACACTAGAGCGCTACACATTTGTTGAGAATTCTGGAAACGCTGGGGCTCATGCTCTTTCTGTAGCTATCCAAATTGTCATTGAAAATGCGGAACGTTCTTTTAAAATCAAGGGAGTGGAACTCGCAAATGGACGCAACCCCGACTCTTTGATGGCTGGAAAGCTGGTGCAGCTGATTGAAGGGGAacctgctgttgctgctgacaTTGCTGTGGCTACTGCAAGCAAGGATGAGGAGAGCATTAAAACAGCTTTCAGTGATTTTGGTATTCGAGTGATTTCGAAAAATGTGATCAAGGAACAAGTTGAGCAAAACTGTAACTTCTTATTTGGTAGTGACATACTATCTCGCCCTGATACTGCAGTTTTGGAGAATAGTATTGCAAGTATCAAAGAAAATGGATTTCTAATTTTTGACGAAAACGTGAATTCTTTCAAGAAATCTGGGTCGGAGTTATTGACCAAATATGGTTTTGTTGTCGTTCAAGAATTATCCAAAGGGGATTCTAGGGCTCTTATAGTATCAAGACGTGCCATAGatttaaacaaaagaaaatcagAAATTATTAACGTAACGAACAAAAACTTCGAGTGGTTAGAAAAATTGAAACTTGCACTTTCGAAAGCAGCAGAAGaagataagtatatatatattgtcagCCAAGGAGAAGAACTTTTTGGAGCTGTTGGCTTAACCACATGTGTCACTTACGAAAACGGTGGTAAATATGTTAGAACCGTTTTCATTCAAGATGCAAACGCCGAAAAGTTCTCTTTAACTTCTAAATTTTATTGCGAACAACTACGTAAAGATTTAACTTCAAATGTACTTAAACATGGTAATTGGGGTACATTCCGACACTTGAAATTGGAGAAAGAACTTGCAACATTGCAAGTGGAACACGCTTATGTAAATGCGCTTGTAAAAG gtGATCTCGCTTCACTAAAATGGATCGAGGCATCGCCTTCTCagaatgtaaaaaatgaaaGCTTGGAGCTGTGTTCTGTTTATTATGCCCCATTAAATTTCCGGGATGTTATGTTAAGTTCAGGAAAATTATCCGCTGATGCTCTCCCTGGTGATTTAGCACAGCAGGATTGTGTACTCGGTCTAGAATTTTCCGGAAGGGACTCCTCCGGTAGACGAATTATGGCAATGGTACCTGCGAAATCTTTGGCAACTACATGTTTGGCTAGTAAGAATATGATGTGGGAAGTCCCCTCAAACTGGACCATGGAAGAAGCATCTACTGTGCCATGCGTATATTCCACAGTTTATTATGCGCTAATTGTACGAGGAGAAATGAAAAAGGGTGAAACGATATTAATACATGCTGGTTCGGGTGGAGTAGGCCAAGCTGCTATTTCGGTTGCGCTGCATCACGGTTTGACTGTTTTTACTACTGTTGGCAGTCAAGAAAAACGGGAATTCTTGAAACAACGATTCCCAAAGCTTGAAGATCGTTTTATTGGTAACTCACGTGATACAACTTTTGAACAATTGGTTATGAGGGAAACACAAGGCAAAGGTGTTGATTTAGTGCTTAATTCACTTTCCGAAGAAAAATTGCAAGCTTCTGTCCGTTGTTTGGGTATTAATGGACGCTTTTTAGAAATTGGAAAGTTCGATTTGAGCAATAATAGTCCTCTTGGAATGTCGGTATTCCTGAAGAACACATCATTCCATGGCATTTTGTTAGACAGTGTAATGGAAGGAGAAGAGGAAATGCAGAACCGTGTTGTCTCCTTAGTTGCTGAAGGTATTAAAAATGGAGCTGTTCGCCCACTGCCCACATCAGTCTTTAATGAATTGCAGGTAGAGCAAGCTTTCCGTTTCATGGCTTCCGGAAGGCATATCGGCAAAGTCGTTATAAAGGTTCGTGATGAAGAACCTGGCAAACAGACATTAAAACCAAGTTCACGACTGGTTAATGCAATTCCACGCACCTACATGCATCCAGAAAAGAGTTATATACTGGTAGGAGGATTGGGAGGCTTTGGTTTGGAGCTCACTCATTGGATGGTCTTACGTGGAGCTAGATATATTGTTTTAACATCAAGATCGGGTATCAAAACCGGATACCAGACGTTAATGGTACGCCGATGGGAGGAGCGTGGAGTTAAAGTGGTTGTGGATATTAATGACGTTACAACTTCGGAAGGCTGCAAGAAATTATTGGAAAATGCAAATAAGCTAGCACTGGTTGGCGGAATATTTAATTTGGCTGCTGTACTACGAGATGCTCTAATTGAAGATTTAACTTCTGAAGACTACCAAACTGTTTGTAAACCTAAAATTGATGGTACTAAATTCCTAGATTTGCACTCACGTACACTTTGCCCGGAATTGGATTATTTTGTGTGTTTCTCTAGTGTTTCATGCGGCCGTGGTAATGTTGGTCAATCCAATTACGGTTTGGCGAACTCCGCTATGGAACGTATATGCGAAAAACGTCGAGCTAATGGACTTCCTGGTTTAGCCATACAATGGGGAGCAATCGGTGACACAGGACTCGTATTAGAGGGATTAGGAGATAATGATACGATTATTGGAGGCACACTGCCACAGCGTATGAATTCGTGTCTTCAGACAATCGATCTATTTTTGCAGCAACCCCATCCTGTTCTGGCCTCAATGGTTGTAGCGGAGAAGCGGAGTAATGATCCATCTGGTGGTGTAAGTATAGTAGCCGCAATCGCCAACATTTTGGGATTAcgagatataaaaaatatccaaGATTCTGCGTCGCTCGCTGATCTGGGTATGGATTCATTGATGAGTTCTGAAATTAAACAAACCTTAGAACGTTGCTTCGATATTGTACTATCACCACAAGAAATTCGTGCTTTAACGTTCGGTGAATTAAAGCAACTGGATGGTGGCGTTGGCGAAAGATCCGCTTCAGCAGCTAGCTCAGCAGAAGCTCGCACACCAACACCTATTGGTGATGGAACGCAAGTAGTTTTTGTCACAGAACTAATGCCTTCTGAGGCTATTATCCGCCTAAAATCAGCCGCACCATCCAACTCCACGAAAAGGCCAATTTTCTTAGTTTCTCCTATAGAAGGTTTTGTGGACGCCTTGAAAGAAGTGGCAGAACGTATGGATTGCCCCGTCTATGGACTGCAATGCACAGCTGATGCGGAGCAGGATTCTATTGAATCCTTGGCGAAATtctatataaaacatatacgTAAAGTCCAGCCTAAAGGACCTTATTCAATTGCTGGATATTCATTTGGTGCAACTGTTGCTTTTGCTATGGCTATTGAGCTGGAGCAAAACAAAGAAGAAATTAAGTTAGTGTTAATAGATGGTGCACCTAAGTATGTAAACTGGTACACAAAAGCCTTCAAGAAGCGTTATAATACATCTGATGATGAGGATCAGAATCAAGCGTTTGCCTTGGCGTATTTTGGCGTAGTTGCGGCTAATACTGGATATAGT ATGGCAAAACTACTAGTGGATATTCCGACGTTTGAAGGCAAAGTGGAGAAGTGTGCGGAAATTGTGGCGGATGAAATTGATAAACCAATTGAATTG gtAAAAGCTGCTGCCGCTTCGTTTTACTACAAACTGGCTGCATCTGATAAATATTCTGTAACGTATAATTTACAATGTGACGTAACATTGATTAAGCCAActgaaaattattcaaagttGGAAATTGATTATGGCTTAAATGAAGTATGCGATGGCAAAGTTGATGTTCTAATTGTTGAAGGTAATCATCGTACCATTTTGCTGGATGAAGAACCGTTGCAAACAATTGAGGCATCGTTGAAGCGTCTCCTGAATTAG